In Xenopus tropicalis strain Nigerian chromosome 5, UCB_Xtro_10.0, whole genome shotgun sequence, one genomic interval encodes:
- the LOC108647661 gene encoding uncharacterized protein LOC108647661, with amino-acid sequence MADGSPLGSGPVLRETLPLNVSINNSHFELMCFDVVSSPLFPVIIGLPWLKVHNPLIDWSQGSLSFSSPFCRRNCLRKHSSMFPQAVACTTEEKSKLLSLVPVVYHEFLDIFNERQADILPPHRPYDCPIDLLPGAPIPFGRIYPLAERELTVLQEYIEENLRKGFIRHPTSPAGAGIFFVEKKDHSLRPCIDYRDLNKSTIKNRYPLPLIHELFQRLRSATIFSKLDLKGAYNLIRVREGDEWKTAFRTRYGHYEYLVMPFGLCNAPATFQHFINDIFCDILDVFVVAYLDDILVYSTSLEEHRKHMKEVFSRLRLHNLVVKAEKCEFERDNIEFLGFVISTKGIVMDSKKVSAILDWPTPKDRKAVQRFVGFANFYRKFIRNFSEVIRPITDLTKQKVKFNWSPQAQRAFDKLKENFTSVPILAHPVPSQPFTLEVDASECAVGAVLSQRSVPQGLLHPVAFFSRKLSKTEQNYDVADRELLAIKLALEEWRHLLEGAAHPILVLTDHKNLEYLRSAKRLRPRQARWALFFSRFQLHITYRPGSRNTKADALSRMYSSDASFVTDPAPILQPSSFLLMQPSLLHKIRQHYNSDVADTMLNLQDGFYFFKNRLFVPVEARLDALKSVHDSPLAGHLGLRKTLDLLRRHFWWPKLGSDCARFVRSCEVCAKCKGTTSKPLGLLYPLPVPDRPWVSISMDFITDLPASEGFSAILVVVDRLTKLAHFIPLSGVPSASILAKVFIKEIVRLHGLPEDIISDRGVQFTSKFWRALCKGLQICLSFSSGYHPQTNGQTERTNQTLEQYLRCFSCFLQDNWASLLAMAEFAYNNSIHASTKQTPFFSNLGFHPIMIPGIPQDVSVPAAQDRLTFLASNLTTLHQNLLKAQSNFKFFADKKRNPDPEFEVGDMVWLSTLNLRLTCPSKKLAQRFIGPFEILQRINPVSFKLLLPRTLRIHPVFHAAPLKRFVPSQFPGRGPLLPDPVVISDHDEYEVESIVDSKSRRGEVQYLIKWKGFGPEENSWEPASNVNAPKLVRAFHQRFPDKPVHIHVRRPFLRGGQCQDRTCPAPAARRFSSRRSKMAVRSSMRSSMRSSVRSSVRMRK; translated from the coding sequence ATGGCGGACGGATCACCCTTGGGCTCTGGGCCTGTTTTGAGAGAGACTCTACCACTAAATGTCTcaataaataattcacatttcgaACTTATGTGTTTTGATGTTGTGTCTTCTCCACTTTTCCCTGTCATAATTGGTCTACCCTGGTTGAAGGTACATAACCCACTTATTGACTGGTCCCAAGGGTCTTTATCCTTTTCCTCTCCTTTTTGTCGTAGGAATTGTCTCCGTAAGCATTCATCAATGTTTCCTCAAGCGGTAGCTTGTACCACTGAAGAGAAATCAAAACTCTTATCCTTAGTTCCAGTGGTTTATCACGAATTTTTGGACATCTTCAATGAGAGACAAGCGGATATTCTTCCCCCTCATAGGCCCTACGATTGCCCTATTGACTTGTTGCCTGGGGCACCAATCCCTTTCGGGCGAATTTATCCACTCGCTGAGCGGGAGCTCACCGTTCTTCAAGAATACATTGAAGAGAATCTCAGGAAAGGGTTCATCAGGCATCCCACTTCTCCGGCAGGGGCGGGAATCTTCTTTGTGGAGAAAAAAGATCACTCACTTCGCCCCTGCATTGATTACAGGGACTTAAATAAGAGTACCATTAAAAATCGTTATCCTCTCCCTCTGATCCACGAACTTTTCCAAAGACTCCGTTCCGCTACTATTTTTTCTAAGTTGGATCTCAAGGGGGCTTATAACTTGATCCGGGTTAGAGAGGGTGACGAGTGGAAGACCGCTTTTCGTACACGCTACGGTCACTATGAATATCTCGTCATGCCTTTCGGCTTATGTAACGCTCCTGCAACCTTTCAACATTTTATTAATGATATTTTTTGTGATATTCTGGATGTGTTTGTGGTGGCCTATTTGGACGATATCCTTGTCTATTCCACTTCCCTGGAGGAGCATCGGAAACACATGAAGGAGGTGTTTTCTCGCTTACGGTTGCACAACCTAGTTGTCAAAGCCGAGAAGTGCGAATTCGAAAGAGACAACATTGAATTCTTGGGGTTTGTCATTTCTACCAAGGGAATAGTGATGGATTCTAAGAAGGTTTCTGCAATTCTTGATTGGCCTACACCAAAGGACCGCAAGGCGGTACAAAGGTTTGTGGGATTCGCTAACTTTTATCGCAAGTTTATTCGAAATTTTTCTGAAGTTATTAGACCCATTACTGACTTAACCAAACAAAAGGTTAAATTTAATTGGTCTCCTCAAGCCCAGCGTGCTTTTGATAAGTTAAAAGAGAATTTCACCTCAGTTCCTATTTTGGCTCACCCGGTGCCCTCCCAACCCTTTACCCTGGAAGTGGATGCTTCCGAATGCGCGGTGGGAGCGGTCCTCTCTCAACGCTCTGTGCCTCAAGGCCTTTTACACCCAGTGGCCTTTTTCTCTAGGAAACTTTCAAAGACCGAACAGAATTATGATGTCGCTGACAGGGAGTTATTGGCGATCAAATTGGCCTTGGAAGAATGGAGACATTTGTTAGAAGGAGCTGCTCATCCCATCTTGGTACTCACGGATCATAAGAATCTAGAATATCTTCGCTCTGCTAAGAGGCTAAGACCCAGACAAGCTCGTTGGGCTTTGTTTTTCTCTAGATTCCAGCTCCATATCACGTATCGTCCAGGCTCTCGAAACACCAAGGCTGATGCTCTGTCACGAATGTACTCATCTGATGCCTCTTTTGTTACAGATCCCGCTCCTATTCTTCAGCCCAGCAGTTTTTTACTTATGCAACCTTCTTTATTGCACAAGATCAGGCAGCACTATAATTCGGACGTTGCAGATACAATGCTTAATCTACAGGACGGCTTTTACTTTTTCAAGAACAGACTCTTTGTTCCAGTCGAGGCAAGATTAGATGCTTTAAAGAGTGTCCATGACTCTCCACTGGCCGGGCATTTAGGTCTAAGAAAGACTTTGGATTTACTCCGCCGCCATTTTTGGTGGCCTAAGTTGGGCAGCGATTGCGCTAGATTTGTCCGCTCCTGTGAAGTATGTGCCAAGTGTAAGGGGACAACCTCTAAACCCCTGGGGCTTCTTTATCCTTTACCTGTTCCAGATCGCCCATGGGTGTCCATCTCTATGGATTTTATCACCGACCTACCTGCTTCAGAAGGATTTTCTGCTATCCTGGTTGTTGTGGATCGTCTTACCAAATTGGCCCATTTCATTCCTCTCTCTGGTGTTCCATCTGCTTCCATTCTGGCCaaagtttttattaaagaaattgtcCGTTTACACGGTTTACCTGAAGATATCATTTCTGACCGTGGAGTACAGTTTACTTCTAAATTCTGGCGAGCATTGTGCAAGGGATTACAAATTTGCTTGTCTTTTTCCTCGGGCTATCATCCACAAACTAACGGGCAGACGGAGAGAACTAATCAAACTTTGGAACAGTACTTAAGGTGTTTCTCCTGTTTCCTTCAAGATAATTGGGCTTCGCTACTTGCAATGGCAGAATTTGCCTATAATAACTCCATTCATGCATCCACCAAACAGACTCCATTCTTTTCCAACCTTGGTTTTCATCCAATCATGATCCCTGGGATTCCCCAAGATGTATCTGTTCCTGCAGCCCAAGACAGACTTACCTTTCTAGCTTCAAACCTGACTACTCTTCACCAAAATTTACTTAAAGCCCAATCAAATTTTAAGTTTTTTGCAGATAAGAAGAGGAATCCAGATCCAGAATTTGAAGTTGGGGACATGGTGTGGCTTTCTACGTTAAATTTAAGACTTACTTGTCCCTCTAAGAAGCTTGCTCAACGTTTTATTGGGCCTTTCGAGATCCTGCAGAGGATCAATCCAGTTTCTTTTAAACTTCTGCTTCCTAGGACCTTGCGCATTCACCCAGTTTTTCATGCAGCGCCTCTTAAACGTTTTGTGCCGAGTCAGTTTCCTGGGCGAGGACCTCTTTTACCGGATCCTGTGGTTATCTCAGATCACGACGAATATGAGGTGGAATCAATTGTGGATTCTAAATCAAGACGTGGGGAAGTGCAGTACCTTATTAAATGGAAGGGGTTTGGTCCAGAAGAGAATTCCTGGGAACCAGCCTCTAATGTTAATGCTCCCAAACTGGTAAGGGCTTTTCATCAAAGATTTCCAGACAAGCCGGTTCATATTCACGTCCGGAGGCCGTTTCTAAGGGGGGGGCAATGTCAAGATCGTACCTGTCCTGCTCCAGCAGCGCGCCGGTTCTCCTCGCGTCGATCCAAGATGGCGGTGCGTTCCAGCATGCGTTCCAGCATGCGTTCCAGCGTGCGTTccagcgtgcgcatgcgcaaatag